Proteins encoded within one genomic window of Mesorhizobium sp. AR10:
- a CDS encoding sugar ABC transporter ATP-binding protein, whose amino-acid sequence MSLNPRQAESPHLGLSVNGLCKSYGPVQVLADASFEVRPGEVVALLGENGAGKSTVSNIIAGSTKPDAGSIMWRGKPYSPASPAAAIDAGVGMIHQELKLLPDLSVAENVYVGRLPMRGGRIDRAAMNAQASAQLKRLGLDVSPERKVRTLRIAAQQQVEIAKALTLNAELLIFDEPTAALGGEETELLFQQIRKLKAEGMSFIYISHRLDEIAQIADRVVVMRDGRIVARHERADIPVRTVVEQMVGRSVERMFPQLSPPGDQMLLEVENLSSPEKSFNNVSFSVRAGEILGIAGLIGAGRTELVRAIAGADPISSGSVRVAGKPVHLSGPAAAIKAGVVLVPEDRKAQGVVLDQTIGENLAFGNFDHVAPNGWVFPKAVQKFAEAGISRLGVKGRPGQAVSKLSGGNQQKVIIAKWVSRPPKVFILDEPTRGIDVGARAAIYDVIADLARSGMAVVVVSSDLEEVLGLSHRVLVLSRGRQRGILDRSEASNVAVMELATS is encoded by the coding sequence ATGTCCTTGAACCCGCGCCAAGCCGAGAGCCCCCATCTGGGGCTCTCCGTCAACGGCCTCTGCAAGAGCTATGGACCGGTCCAGGTCCTGGCCGATGCGAGCTTTGAGGTGCGGCCGGGCGAGGTCGTGGCGCTGCTTGGCGAAAATGGCGCCGGCAAGTCCACCGTTTCCAATATCATTGCCGGGTCGACCAAGCCCGATGCCGGCAGCATCATGTGGCGGGGGAAGCCCTATTCCCCCGCCTCTCCCGCCGCCGCCATCGATGCCGGCGTCGGCATGATCCACCAGGAGCTGAAGCTGCTGCCGGATCTATCGGTCGCCGAGAACGTCTATGTCGGGCGGCTGCCGATGCGCGGCGGCCGCATCGACCGCGCCGCCATGAATGCGCAGGCATCGGCTCAGCTGAAACGGCTTGGCCTCGATGTCTCGCCGGAGCGCAAGGTGCGCACGCTGCGCATTGCGGCCCAGCAGCAGGTCGAGATCGCCAAGGCGCTGACGCTCAATGCCGAGCTGCTGATCTTCGACGAACCGACGGCAGCCCTTGGCGGCGAGGAAACGGAGTTGCTGTTCCAGCAGATCCGCAAGCTCAAGGCCGAGGGCATGTCCTTCATCTATATCAGCCACCGGCTGGACGAGATCGCGCAGATTGCCGACCGCGTGGTGGTGATGCGCGACGGGCGTATCGTCGCCCGGCACGAGCGCGCCGACATTCCGGTGCGCACCGTGGTCGAGCAGATGGTTGGCCGCTCGGTCGAGCGGATGTTCCCACAATTGTCGCCGCCGGGCGACCAGATGCTGCTCGAGGTCGAGAACCTGTCGTCGCCGGAGAAGAGCTTCAACAATGTCAGTTTTTCGGTGCGCGCCGGTGAAATCCTCGGCATCGCCGGGCTGATCGGCGCCGGACGCACGGAGCTGGTGCGGGCGATCGCCGGCGCCGATCCGATTTCATCAGGGTCTGTGCGTGTTGCCGGCAAACCAGTGCATCTCAGCGGCCCGGCGGCGGCGATCAAAGCCGGTGTGGTGCTGGTGCCGGAAGACCGCAAGGCGCAAGGCGTGGTGCTCGACCAGACGATCGGCGAAAATTTGGCGTTCGGCAATTTCGACCATGTGGCGCCGAATGGCTGGGTCTTTCCGAAGGCAGTGCAGAAATTCGCCGAGGCCGGCATCTCCAGGCTCGGCGTCAAGGGCAGACCGGGCCAGGCGGTCAGCAAGCTGTCCGGCGGCAACCAGCAGAAGGTGATCATCGCCAAATGGGTGTCGCGGCCGCCCAAGGTGTTTATCCTCGACGAGCCGACGCGCGGCATCGATGTCGGCGCGCGCGCCGCGATCTACGACGTCATCGCCGACCTCGCCCGCTCCGGCATGGCGGTGGTGGTGGTGAGCTCCGATCTCGAGGAGGTGCTCGGCCTGTCGCATCGCGTGCTGGTGCTGAGCCGCGGCCGCCAGCGCGGCATCCTCGACCGAAGCGAAGCCAGCAACGTTGCCGTCATGGAACTCGCCACCAGCTAG
- a CDS encoding sugar ABC transporter substrate-binding protein codes for MLTKRSLLLAAAAVIPLLGLSDMASAKDAKKLGLAVANLQADFFNQIKQSVEAYGKEKGIEVVTVDAKGDSATQVSQVQDLITQNIDALIYIPAGATAATVPTKTAKAAGIPVINVDRNADGAPGDTFIATNSVASAQAVCDYIAKQAGGKGELIIIHGQKGTTPEVDRSKGCGEALKAYPDIKVVGELWSEGWHQDEGFKLTQDLLQAHPDVSIVIGQADALALGAAQAVKVANPGHKVWVAGFDGDVAALKALKDGVFDVTATQQTQGMGRLAVDAAIKLVAGETIPAEQLQDATLTTKDNVEQFIEKHP; via the coding sequence CGGGCTTGCCGTCGCCAATCTGCAGGCCGACTTCTTCAACCAGATCAAGCAATCGGTCGAAGCCTACGGCAAGGAAAAGGGCATCGAAGTCGTCACCGTCGACGCCAAGGGCGATTCGGCGACCCAGGTCAGCCAGGTGCAGGACCTGATCACGCAGAACATCGATGCGCTGATCTACATCCCGGCCGGCGCCACCGCCGCCACGGTGCCGACCAAGACGGCCAAGGCTGCCGGCATTCCGGTCATCAATGTCGACCGCAATGCCGACGGCGCGCCGGGCGACACCTTCATCGCCACCAACAGCGTGGCCTCGGCCCAGGCGGTGTGCGACTACATCGCCAAGCAGGCCGGCGGCAAGGGCGAGTTGATCATCATCCACGGCCAGAAGGGCACGACGCCCGAGGTCGACCGTTCGAAGGGTTGCGGCGAAGCGCTCAAGGCCTATCCTGATATCAAGGTGGTCGGCGAGCTGTGGAGCGAAGGCTGGCACCAGGATGAAGGCTTCAAGCTGACGCAGGATCTGCTGCAGGCGCATCCCGACGTGTCGATCGTCATCGGCCAGGCCGACGCGCTGGCGCTCGGTGCTGCCCAGGCGGTCAAGGTCGCCAATCCCGGCCACAAGGTCTGGGTTGCCGGCTTCGACGGCGACGTGGCGGCGCTCAAGGCGCTGAAGGACGGTGTCTTCGACGTGACCGCGACGCAGCAGACGCAAGGCATGGGCCGGCTTGCCGTCGATGCGGCGATCAAGCTGGTGGCCGGCGAAACCATTCCCGCCGAACAGCTGCAGGACGCGACGCTGACCACCAAGGACAATGTCGAGCAGTTCATCGAAAAGCATCCTTGA
- a CDS encoding ABC transporter substrate-binding protein encodes MSFRSVISSLSMGAFALAAASALTPSAQAAAPESNDPIKIALFDWTSVNLNAKILGGILEKLGYTVEYPTADYLSSLTTGLTNGDLDVGMEFWDTTAGEAMKASDATGQTERLGKLGPKAKEEWWFPEYMKEKCPGLPNWEALKDPKCAEAFSTAETAPNGRYLGGPVTWEGFDDERVVALKLPFTVIHAGTDAAMFAELDSAYQRKAPIMLWIYSPHWAPAKYKGEWVEFPEYTPECYTDPKWGGNPDAKYDCGKPHGEIWKYSWAGMKDKWPVAYKVAKAYTVDTDELNKMSGEIDLEGKTPEEVAAAWIAAHEADWKAWAQ; translated from the coding sequence ATGTCATTTCGGAGTGTGATTTCGAGCCTATCAATGGGAGCCTTCGCACTTGCCGCGGCAAGTGCACTGACGCCTTCGGCCCAAGCGGCGGCGCCTGAATCAAACGACCCTATCAAGATCGCGCTGTTCGACTGGACCAGTGTCAATCTGAACGCCAAGATTCTTGGCGGCATCTTGGAAAAGCTCGGCTACACCGTCGAATACCCGACCGCCGATTATCTCTCCAGCCTGACCACCGGCCTCACCAATGGCGATCTCGATGTCGGCATGGAGTTCTGGGACACGACGGCCGGCGAAGCCATGAAGGCTTCCGATGCGACCGGCCAAACCGAGCGCCTCGGCAAGCTTGGACCCAAGGCCAAGGAAGAATGGTGGTTTCCCGAATACATGAAGGAAAAATGCCCCGGCCTGCCGAACTGGGAAGCGCTGAAGGATCCGAAATGCGCCGAGGCGTTCTCGACCGCCGAAACGGCGCCGAACGGCCGCTATCTCGGCGGCCCCGTGACATGGGAAGGCTTTGACGACGAACGCGTCGTCGCGCTGAAACTGCCCTTCACCGTCATCCATGCCGGCACCGACGCGGCGATGTTCGCCGAACTGGATTCGGCCTATCAGCGCAAGGCGCCGATCATGCTGTGGATCTATTCGCCGCATTGGGCGCCGGCCAAGTACAAGGGCGAGTGGGTAGAATTCCCCGAATATACGCCGGAGTGCTACACCGACCCGAAATGGGGCGGGAACCCCGACGCCAAATATGATTGCGGCAAGCCGCATGGTGAGATCTGGAAATATTCCTGGGCCGGCATGAAGGACAAATGGCCGGTCGCCTACAAGGTGGCGAAAGCCTACACGGTCGACACCGACGAGCTCAATAAGATGAGTGGCGAGATCGATCTCGAAGGCAAGACGCCGGAAGAGGTCGCCGCCGCCTGGATCGCCGCCCACGAAGCCGACTGGAAAGCCTGGGCGCAGTGA
- a CDS encoding SDR family oxidoreductase codes for MTLFDLHGDVALVTGAGSGIGQAIAIGLAEAGADIACFGHTSKGGLEETAHRIAALGRKALVLTGTVTSETDLAAAIERTETELGALTIAVNNAGIAGAEPAETLSLEKWQKIYDVNVSGVFLSCQAEARAMLARRKGSIINIASMSGSIVNRGLTQAHYNSSKAAVIHMSKSLAMEWADRGLRVNVVSPGYTLTPMNKRPEVAEQVKIFERDTPMGRMATPEEMVGPTVFLASRAASFVTGIDLIVDGGFVCW; via the coding sequence ATGACACTATTCGATCTTCATGGGGATGTTGCGCTGGTCACTGGCGCCGGCAGCGGCATCGGGCAAGCGATCGCCATTGGCCTCGCCGAAGCCGGCGCCGACATTGCTTGTTTCGGCCACACCTCCAAGGGTGGGCTGGAGGAGACGGCGCACAGGATTGCAGCACTCGGCCGCAAGGCATTGGTGCTGACCGGCACGGTAACTTCGGAGACCGATCTCGCAGCCGCGATCGAGCGCACGGAAACCGAACTCGGCGCGCTGACCATCGCCGTCAACAATGCCGGCATTGCCGGAGCCGAGCCGGCCGAGACGCTGTCGCTGGAGAAGTGGCAGAAGATCTACGACGTCAATGTCAGCGGCGTGTTCCTGTCCTGCCAGGCCGAGGCGCGCGCAATGCTGGCGCGGCGCAAGGGATCGATCATCAACATCGCCTCGATGTCGGGTTCTATCGTCAACCGCGGTTTGACCCAGGCGCATTACAATTCATCGAAGGCCGCCGTCATCCACATGTCGAAGAGCCTCGCCATGGAATGGGCGGATCGCGGTCTGCGCGTCAATGTGGTGAGCCCCGGCTACACGCTGACACCGATGAACAAGCGTCCGGAAGTCGCCGAACAGGTGAAGATCTTCGAGCGCGACACCCCGATGGGGCGCATGGCGACGCCGGAGGAGATGGTCGGCCCGACCGTGTTCCTGGCCAGCCGCGCCGCGAGTTTCGTCACCGGCATCGACCTCATCGTCGATGGCGGCTTTGTCTGCTGGTAG
- a CDS encoding SDR family oxidoreductase, with protein MQKRFEGKTAVITGASGGIGAAMAKRFAAEGAAVVVSAIDPRVDEVAASLKAAGAKVASMRIDVTKKDEVTALYDLAEQQFGRVDISVQNAGVITIARIEAMTEAEWDKVMAVNTKGVFLCCQEAIARIRKHGDGGRLINTASGQARQGFIFTPHYAASKFGVVGITQSLAKEVAKEKITVNAICPGIIDTDMWAYNDAAWGRLMGDYKPGELMAEWVKNIPMGRAGSGEDVSGLVSFLASDDATYITGQTINVDGGLIMS; from the coding sequence ATGCAGAAGCGTTTTGAGGGAAAGACGGCGGTCATCACAGGTGCCAGCGGCGGCATTGGTGCTGCGATGGCGAAACGCTTCGCGGCTGAAGGTGCTGCCGTCGTCGTCAGCGCCATCGACCCGCGCGTCGACGAGGTTGCCGCCAGCCTGAAGGCGGCGGGTGCCAAGGTCGCGTCGATGCGGATCGACGTGACCAAAAAAGATGAGGTCACTGCCCTCTACGATCTGGCCGAGCAACAGTTCGGCCGCGTCGACATCTCCGTGCAGAATGCCGGTGTCATCACCATCGCCAGGATCGAGGCGATGACCGAGGCCGAGTGGGACAAGGTGATGGCGGTCAATACCAAGGGCGTGTTTCTGTGCTGCCAGGAGGCGATCGCGCGCATCCGCAAGCATGGCGATGGCGGCCGGCTGATCAACACCGCATCCGGCCAGGCGCGGCAGGGTTTCATCTTCACACCGCACTATGCGGCGTCGAAATTCGGCGTCGTCGGCATCACCCAGAGCCTGGCCAAGGAAGTGGCGAAGGAGAAGATCACCGTCAACGCCATCTGCCCCGGCATCATCGACACCGACATGTGGGCCTATAACGACGCCGCATGGGGCAGACTGATGGGCGACTACAAGCCCGGCGAGTTGATGGCCGAATGGGTCAAGAACATCCCGATGGGTCGCGCCGGCAGTGGCGAAGACGTTTCGGGCCTGGTCAGCTTTCTCGCCAGCGACGACGCGACCTACATCACCGGCCAGACCATCAACGTCGATGGCGGCCTGATCATGTCGTGA